A genomic stretch from Empedobacter stercoris includes:
- a CDS encoding ChaN family lipoprotein: MKTILYTLFIIVSIQLNAQDKKVYQIYNKNERKTDFGKMIKELSKYDVVLFGEHHNNAVNHWLQLQTTKALYEVKGNQLILGAEMFERHQQNQLTNYLKGTISDIEFQKNTKLWSNYKTDYKPLVDFAKEKNLDFIATNVTRQYASYVSKNGLESLDTISTNEKLLLARLPITIDYEAPGYPEMIKMMGDHAGIKAKQFVAAQALKDATMAESILNNWNENALFLHYNGDYHSKNYGGIYWYLKFFRPNLKIAVIEILETADLNEKLSVIKSKNENITTTEFIIVFPKDSPKSY; this comes from the coding sequence ATGAAAACCATTTTATACACCTTATTTATCATTGTTTCGATACAGTTAAATGCGCAAGACAAAAAAGTTTATCAAATTTATAATAAGAACGAAAGAAAAACTGATTTTGGTAAAATGATCAAAGAATTATCGAAATATGATGTTGTTCTTTTTGGTGAACATCATAATAATGCGGTTAATCATTGGTTACAATTGCAGACAACAAAAGCGTTGTACGAAGTAAAAGGAAATCAGTTGATTCTTGGTGCGGAAATGTTTGAACGACATCAACAAAATCAATTAACAAATTATCTGAAAGGTACTATTTCGGATATTGAATTTCAGAAAAATACAAAACTTTGGAGTAATTATAAAACGGATTATAAGCCATTAGTAGATTTTGCGAAAGAGAAGAATTTAGATTTTATTGCAACAAATGTAACACGTCAATATGCATCCTATGTGTCAAAAAATGGTTTAGAATCGTTGGATACCATATCAACAAATGAAAAATTGCTTTTAGCGAGACTCCCAATTACGATAGATTATGAAGCACCTGGTTATCCGGAAATGATAAAAATGATGGGAGATCATGCTGGTATAAAAGCGAAACAATTTGTCGCGGCACAAGCATTAAAAGATGCAACGATGGCAGAATCTATTTTAAATAATTGGAACGAAAACGCTCTCTTTCTTCATTACAATGGAGATTATCATTCGAAAAATTATGGTGGAATTTATTGGTATTTGAAATTTTTTCGACCAAATCTGAAAATTGCAGTAATTGAAATTCTGGAAACAGCTGATTTAAATGAAAAATTATCTGTAATCAAATCCAAAAACGAAAATATTACTACAACAGAATTTATTATAGTTTTTCCTAAAGACTCACCAAAAAGCTATTAA
- a CDS encoding ABC transporter ATP-binding protein has protein sequence MNKVLEITQLTKKFGNFTAVNDVTFSVEKGNVYGLLGPNGSGKSTTLGMILNVINPTAGSWKWFGKEPDNDSLKKIGAIIESPKFYPYLSAQKNLEIVADIKEANYAKIDEKLELVGLLSRKKDKFQQYSLGMKQRLAIAAALLNDPEVLILDEPTNGLDPQGIIQIRELIIKIAQQGTTIILASHLLDEVEKVCSHVVVLNQGKMLYAGSVDQMNSSFGSIEVAAQNMESLEYALKTFSFVSKVTKENNKLLAVLAEEKEPAEINKMLYEQGIVVNHLVKRKESLEQQFFQLIQKQN, from the coding sequence ATGAATAAAGTTCTTGAAATAACTCAACTAACTAAAAAATTTGGCAATTTTACAGCTGTCAACGACGTTACTTTTTCTGTCGAGAAAGGAAACGTGTATGGACTACTTGGACCAAATGGAAGTGGAAAATCAACAACATTAGGAATGATTCTTAACGTAATTAACCCTACAGCAGGCTCTTGGAAATGGTTCGGAAAAGAACCAGACAACGATTCGTTGAAGAAAATTGGTGCTATTATCGAAAGTCCTAAATTTTATCCTTATTTATCAGCTCAAAAAAATCTTGAAATTGTAGCCGATATCAAAGAAGCAAATTATGCGAAGATTGATGAAAAACTTGAATTAGTTGGCTTACTTTCTCGTAAAAAAGATAAATTTCAACAATATTCTTTAGGAATGAAACAACGTTTAGCAATTGCTGCAGCCTTGTTAAATGATCCTGAAGTTTTGATTTTAGACGAACCTACAAATGGTTTAGATCCACAAGGAATTATTCAAATTCGTGAGTTGATTATTAAAATTGCACAGCAAGGAACAACTATTATTTTGGCAAGTCATTTATTAGACGAGGTTGAAAAAGTATGTTCGCATGTAGTGGTGCTTAATCAAGGAAAAATGTTGTATGCCGGTTCTGTAGACCAAATGAATTCGAGTTTTGGAAGTATTGAAGTTGCTGCACAAAATATGGAAAGTTTAGAATACGCCTTAAAAACTTTCTCTTTTGTTTCGAAAGTAACCAAAGAAAATAACAAACTTTTAGCTGTGCTTGCAGAAGAAAAGGAACCTGCAGAAATTAACAAAATGCTTTATGAACAAGGAATTGTCGTGAATCATTTAGTAAAACGCAAAGAATCTTTAGAGCAACAATTTTTCCAACTTATCCAAAAACAAAATTAA
- a CDS encoding ABC transporter permease, with the protein MIRLFNIEWNKLFYNKGTRIFIILYFLMILLMGITLPNFKPMMNGVEIDFIKLGALEFPVIWHNITWLVAFGKFFLAIIVINNITNEYSFGTFKQNTIDGLSKTEFINSKVLMNVVISLISTFLVGVLVFGLGSYFSEKFDFVNGIEFLGGYFIEIFAYIVFAMFLSFLLKKSAFAILSLIVLNIVESVVKAIEFLVRFGKQPPSNPEEIKLLSNYLPLNSNGKIIDYPSVDIQQALMKSKLFVPDSIQWEYFGINVFYIILFLGLSLLIIKKRDL; encoded by the coding sequence ATGATCAGATTATTCAACATAGAATGGAACAAATTATTCTACAACAAAGGAACGAGAATCTTCATCATTTTATATTTCTTGATGATTCTTTTAATGGGAATTACACTACCTAATTTCAAACCAATGATGAATGGAGTTGAAATAGATTTCATTAAACTTGGTGCATTAGAGTTCCCAGTAATTTGGCACAATATCACATGGTTAGTTGCATTCGGAAAATTCTTTTTAGCCATTATTGTTATTAATAATATTACCAATGAATATTCTTTCGGTACATTCAAACAAAACACAATAGACGGTTTATCTAAAACAGAATTTATCAATTCAAAAGTCTTAATGAATGTTGTTATTTCATTGATTTCAACTTTTTTAGTTGGTGTATTGGTTTTTGGATTAGGCTCTTATTTTAGCGAAAAATTTGATTTCGTGAACGGTATTGAGTTTTTAGGTGGATATTTTATTGAAATCTTCGCTTATATCGTATTTGCCATGTTTTTATCATTTTTATTAAAGAAAAGTGCTTTTGCAATTTTATCTTTAATTGTATTAAACATCGTAGAATCTGTTGTAAAAGCTATCGAATTTTTAGTTCGATTTGGAAAACAACCACCAAGTAATCCTGAAGAAATAAAGCTATTATCAAATTATTTACCTTTAAATTCAAACGGAAAAATCATCGATTATCCTTCAGTAGATATACAACAAGCCTTGATGAAAAGTAAATTATTTGTTCCAGATTCTATTCAATGGGAATATTTTGGAATCAATGTTTTTTACATCATTTTATTTTTAGGTTTATCCTTATTGATTATTAAAAAAAGAGATTTGTAA
- a CDS encoding DHH family phosphoesterase, with product MQMTNFEELKALLKSTPKKIAILPHKNPDGDAIGSTLAMYHYLKQLGHTCNIVSPNDFPKFLKWMPSAKEIVIADYKPKVAEVIIHQAELIFILDFNTVKRIDDLGNWVERSKAPKILIDHHREPDTFDFMYSDIEMPATCQMVYNFIEAMNDLDKINKSIAECIYTGIMTDTGGFRFRNTSANTHRIVAELIDKGVEVDKVTSYVNDSQTQGRLKLLSLTLNNLTFLPEHRTAFMFLKREDLLQNGFQKGDTEGFVNYGLSVENFIFSVIFIEDTHHNFIKISLRSKGDFDVNEFSRKHFNGGGHMNAAGGRSDLNMEETIAYFQSLLPEYQEKLANIVI from the coding sequence ATGCAAATGACAAATTTCGAGGAGCTAAAAGCTCTTTTAAAATCAACACCAAAGAAAATTGCAATTTTACCGCACAAAAATCCTGATGGAGATGCGATAGGTTCTACTTTGGCTATGTATCATTATTTGAAACAATTGGGGCATACTTGCAACATTGTTTCGCCAAATGATTTTCCGAAGTTCCTAAAATGGATGCCTTCAGCGAAGGAGATTGTAATTGCAGATTATAAACCAAAAGTTGCTGAAGTAATTATACATCAAGCAGAATTAATTTTTATCTTAGACTTTAATACGGTTAAACGAATTGACGATTTAGGAAACTGGGTTGAACGTTCGAAAGCACCAAAAATATTAATCGATCATCACCGAGAACCTGATACGTTTGATTTTATGTATTCGGATATTGAAATGCCTGCGACTTGTCAAATGGTCTACAATTTTATCGAAGCAATGAATGATTTAGACAAAATCAATAAAAGTATAGCTGAATGTATTTATACTGGAATAATGACTGATACAGGTGGTTTCCGTTTTCGTAATACATCTGCAAATACGCACAGAATTGTCGCTGAATTAATCGATAAAGGTGTTGAAGTTGACAAAGTAACTTCGTATGTAAATGATTCGCAAACACAAGGTCGTTTAAAATTATTGTCTTTGACGTTAAATAATCTCACTTTTTTACCAGAACATCGTACAGCTTTTATGTTCTTAAAACGTGAAGATTTGTTGCAAAATGGTTTTCAGAAAGGAGATACAGAAGGCTTTGTTAATTATGGGTTAAGTGTAGAAAATTTTATTTTCTCAGTTATTTTTATCGAAGATACACATCATAATTTCATTAAGATTTCGTTACGTTCGAAAGGAGATTTTGATGTCAATGAATTTTCTCGCAAACATTTTAATGGTGGAGGACACATGAATGCAGCCGGAGGTAGATCTGATTTAAACATGGAAGAAACGATTGCATATTTCCAATCACTTTTACCAGAATACCAAGAAAAATTAGCCAATATCGTGATTTAA
- a CDS encoding FKBP-type peptidyl-prolyl cis-trans isomerase: MKKVILFTFTIFALMSCDQKVIQYPVSYSNDDFMKRSQERGKLLYQEELQWFDEYMKTSDLKFVKTNSGFWISNNGQRTPLTANNGDYIEFEYQVTDLDNHILYSYNENKIQKIILGKADIARGLHAGLQLIQEGENAKLLLPSFLAYGGYGDTQKIAPDTPIIMDVKVLKIKKH, from the coding sequence ATGAAAAAAGTTATTTTATTCACTTTCACCATCTTCGCATTGATGAGTTGTGATCAAAAAGTGATACAATATCCTGTTTCCTATTCCAACGACGATTTTATGAAGCGTTCGCAAGAGCGTGGAAAATTATTGTATCAAGAAGAATTGCAATGGTTTGATGAGTATATGAAAACATCTGACTTAAAATTTGTAAAAACTAATTCTGGATTTTGGATTTCGAACAATGGACAACGAACTCCTTTAACAGCAAATAACGGAGATTATATCGAATTTGAATACCAAGTAACTGATCTTGATAATCACATTTTATATTCGTACAACGAAAATAAAATTCAGAAAATAATTTTAGGGAAAGCTGATATTGCAAGAGGACTGCATGCTGGTTTGCAATTAATCCAAGAAGGTGAAAATGCAAAATTATTGTTACCTTCGTTTTTAGCTTATGGAGGTTATGGTGATACTCAAAAAATAGCGCCAGACACTCCTATAATTATGGATGTAAAAGTCTTAAAAATTAAAAAACACTAA
- a CDS encoding peptidylprolyl isomerase, with translation MRKILLILTVITTLVSCGVKIPKSMSKEEFKSLEDGLYAKMTTNHGAMTIKLYEEQAPMTVANFVGLAEGTKENKAKAKGVPFYDGIIFHRVIKDFMIQGGDPDGRGTGGPGYDFEDEFDATLKHDKKGVLSMANSGPATNGSQFFITEVPTPWLDGRHTVFGQVVEGLEVVDSIANVEKTRDDKPVVPVTIEKVEIARKGDKYAKYNGAEAFDAAKANHAKKQAEAEAKLKAEKDAEIARQKELEAKALSTPSGLKYVILEEGNGAKPVQGDPIQVHYTLRLNDGEKLDSSFDRNQPLDATVGVTGLIQGWMEALTMFNRGAKVFLIIPAELGYGARGAGGVVPPNATLYFDMEVLDK, from the coding sequence ATGAGAAAAATATTATTAATCTTAACGGTCATCACTACCCTTGTTAGTTGTGGCGTTAAAATTCCAAAATCGATGAGTAAAGAAGAATTTAAAAGTTTAGAAGACGGATTGTATGCAAAAATGACAACCAATCATGGTGCAATGACAATCAAATTATACGAAGAACAAGCGCCAATGACAGTTGCAAACTTTGTTGGGTTAGCTGAAGGAACAAAAGAAAATAAAGCAAAGGCAAAAGGAGTTCCTTTTTACGATGGAATTATTTTTCACCGTGTAATTAAGGATTTCATGATTCAAGGAGGTGATCCAGATGGAAGAGGAACAGGAGGACCTGGTTACGATTTCGAAGATGAGTTTGACGCAACTTTAAAACACGATAAAAAAGGAGTTTTATCTATGGCAAATTCAGGACCAGCAACAAACGGATCTCAATTTTTTATTACAGAAGTTCCAACTCCATGGTTAGACGGTCGTCACACTGTTTTTGGACAAGTTGTTGAAGGTTTAGAAGTTGTTGATTCTATTGCAAATGTAGAAAAAACAAGAGACGATAAACCAGTTGTTCCAGTTACTATTGAGAAAGTAGAAATCGCTCGCAAAGGTGATAAATATGCAAAATATAATGGTGCTGAAGCATTTGATGCTGCAAAAGCAAATCATGCAAAAAAACAAGCAGAAGCAGAAGCTAAATTAAAAGCAGAAAAAGACGCAGAAATTGCTCGTCAAAAGGAATTAGAAGCGAAAGCATTGTCTACTCCATCTGGTTTAAAATACGTTATTTTAGAAGAAGGAAATGGAGCTAAACCTGTTCAAGGAGATCCAATTCAAGTTCACTACACTTTACGTTTAAACGATGGTGAAAAATTAGATTCGTCATTTGATCGCAATCAACCATTAGACGCAACAGTTGGAGTTACAGGATTAATCCAAGGTTGGATGGAAGCTTTAACAATGTTCAATAGAGGTGCAAAAGTATTCTTAATCATTCCTGCAGAATTAGGTTATGGTGCAAGAGGTGCTGGAGGAGTTGTTCCACCAAACGCAACTTTATACTTTGACATGGAAGTATTAGATAAATAA